One genomic window of Silurus meridionalis isolate SWU-2019-XX chromosome 22, ASM1480568v1, whole genome shotgun sequence includes the following:
- the angpt2b gene encoding angiopoietin-2b yields MGWLLNLSYLAVMVAGIIGTERRQHHVQHGRCSYTFILPEVEQCPSPGNFRVSNSLQRDSPLAPNAAQTEKKLESLESATENNTLWLQKLESYIQENMRLEMVEMQRNAINTQTATMLEIGTNLLSQSAEHTRKLTNVETQVLNQTGRLEIQLLEYSLSTKRLEKQLLQQTQEVSRLNDKNSYLEQRFTALEARHSQELQAIQQEKQQLQELLDRQSRMVSVLERQLAGSTRNSTLLQHQQPTLSETLQQLLAMIAQCNDITSLSKAKTVVFRDCADVYKCGITENGIYNIHLANSTQTVKVFCDMKTRGGGWTVLQHRFNGSVDFHRNWKDYKMGFGDPSGEHWLGNDVIHLLTTSRDYTLKVQLKDVEGNQAYSQYDHFYIDGEENKYCIHAEGFSGTAGRTSSLTHSGTMFSTKDQDNDRCSCKCAQMASGGWWFDACGPSNLNGIYYTGISNVMRYNGVKWYYWKGPNSIVTRTTMMVRPVDF; encoded by the exons ATGGGCTGGCTGCTGAATCTGAGCTATCTGGCTGTAATGGTGGCTGGAATAATTGGCACAGAGAGGAGGCAGCACCACGTGCAGCACGGCCGATGTAGCTACACATTCATCCTGCCAGAGGTGGAGCAGTGCCCATCACCTGGAAACTTCCGGGTGAGCAATTCACTGCAGAGAGATTCACCCTTAGCCCCCAACGCAGCCCAGACTGAGAAAAAGCTCGAAAGCCTGGAGAGTGCCACCGAGAACAACACACTATGGCTGCAGAAG CTGGAGAGTTACATCCAAGAGAACATGCGGTTGGAGATGGTGGAGATGCAGAGGAATGCcattaacacacaaacagcCACCATGCTGGAGATCGGAACGAATCTCCTCAGCCAGTCTGCAGAACACACACGGAAACTTACAAATGTGGAGACCCAG GTGTTGAACCAAACAGGCCGACTGGAGATCCAGCTGTTGGAGTACTCTCTGTCCACCAAGCGACTGGAGAAGCAACTCTTGCAGCAGACCCAGGAGGTGTCCCGCCTAAATGACAAAAACAG CTACCTGGAGCAGCGTTTCACAGCCCTGGAGGCCAGACACAGTCAGGAGCTGCAGGCAATCCAGCAGGAAAAGCAACAGCTGCAGGAGCTTCTGGACAGGCAGAGTCGCATGGTCAGTGTGCTCGAGAGACAGCTGGCTGGCTCCACCCGCAACAGCACACTGCTCCAGCACCAGCAACCTACTCTCTCAGAGACACTGCAGCAGCTACTGGCCATGATCGCCCAGTGCAACG ATATTACCAGCCTGTCTAAGGCAAAGACAGTTGTTTTCAGAGATTGTGCCGACGTATACAAGTGCGGAATTACAGAGAATGGAATATACAACATTCATCTCGCCAACAGCACACAGACAGTAAAG GTGTTCTGTGATATGAAAACTAGAGGAGGAGGTTGGACTGTTCTTCAGCATCGCTTTAATGGTTCAGTGGACTTCCACCGTAACTGGAAAGATTATAAAATG GGATTTGGAGACCCCTCGGGAGAACACTGGTTAGGAAATGATGTCATCCACCTGCTCACCACGTCCAGAGACTACACTCTGAAGGTCCAACTTAAAGATGTAGAAGGAAACCAGGCCTATTCGCAGTATGACCATTTCTACATTGAtggagaggaaaataaatattg tATTCATGCTGAAGGTTTTAGTGGTACAGCCGGTCGCACCAGCAGCTTGACCCACTCAGGTACCATGTTTAGCACAAAGGATCAGGATAATGACCGCTGCAGCTGCAAGTGTGCCCAGATGGCTTCAGGAG GATGGTGGTTTGATGCCTGTGGGCCATCTAATTTAAACGGCATCTACTACACTGGAATCTCCAACGTGATGCGCTACAATGGGGTCAAGTGGTACTACTGGAAAGGACCAAACTCAATAGTTACCCGAACCACTATGATGGTGCGTCCTGTggatttctaa